In Stomoxys calcitrans chromosome 2, idStoCalc2.1, whole genome shotgun sequence, the following proteins share a genomic window:
- the LOC131994639 gene encoding uncharacterized protein LOC131994639 translates to MGWIVSGPATIDKSSKERKVVATIQTRCDELLKKFWEIEEIPRAVKLTSEEKRCEELFEEGVRRAEDGKFEVQLPFKQNVEVLGSSGVIAKRRFMALEKKLNRNADLRIQYHDFLRKYLELGHMEVVKDIRSVEGGYYLPHHCVLRPESSTTKLRVVFDASCKTSTSYSLNNILYTGPRIQDELVGILLRFRKYKYVFSADIEKMYRQIWVANSDRKFQLIYWRFNANEEVRTFALNTVTYGTACAPYLAVKCLQRIADLKEATHPNESQAIRSDFYMDDLMTGGDCLGEVVEMRRNLEAILLEFGMPLRKWCANNSQILEGIAKENIEGSLNIEDEELPVKALGVMWCPRSDVFSLKYKATEDGKFSKRSILSETAKLFDPLGFVGPVIVV, encoded by the coding sequence ATGGGGTGGATAGTAAGTGGTCCCGCGACAATTGATAAATCTTCCAAGGAGCGAAAGGTTGTAGCAACAATTCAGACTCGATGTGATGAGTTGCTGAAAAAGTTCTGGGAGATAGAAGAGATCCCACGAGCGGTGAAGCTTACATCAGAGGAGAAGAGGTGTGAGGAGTTGTTCGAGGAGGGTGTAAGGAGAGCGGAAGACGGTAAGTTCGAGGTACAATTACCATTTAAGCAAAATGTTGAGGTGTTGGGGAGTTCTGGCGTTATTGCAAAGAGGAGATTCATGGCATTAGAAAAAAAGCTTAATAGGAATGCTGACCTTAGGATACAATACCATGATTTCCTTAGAAAGTATCTTGAATTGGGTCATATGGAGGTGGTAAAGGACATAAGGAGTGTAGAGGGTGGATATTACTTACCTCATCACTGCGTCCTTAGGCCAGAGAGCTCAACGACAAAGTTAAGGGTGGTATTTGATGCTTCTTGTAAGACATCAACCAGTTATTCCTTGAACAACATACTATATACTGGGCCTAGAATCCAAGATGAGCTAGTTGGTATTCTGCTCAGATTTAGGAAGTATAAGTATGTATTTTCTGCCGATATTGAGAAGATGTATCGGCAGATATGGGTTGCGAATTCCGACCGCAAATTCCAGTTGATATACTGGAGGTTTAATGCGAATGAAGAGGTGAGAACATTTGCATTAAACACAGTTACATATGGAACAGCATGTGCTCCATATTTGGCTGTAAAATGTCTGCAAAGGATAGCAGACTTAAAGGAGGCAACACATCCAAATGAATCTCAGGCAATAAGGAGTGACTTTTATATGGATGATCTTATGACTGGGGGAGATTGTCTTGGGGAGGTTGTGGAGATGAGAAGGAATTTGGAGGCAATATTGCTCGAATTCGGCATGCCGTTAAGAAAATGGTGTGCAAATAACAGCCAAATATTGGAGGGCATTGCAAAAGAAAATATTGAGGGGAGCCTTAATATAGAGGACGAAGAGTTGCCTGTGAAGGCGCTTGGAGTGATGTGGTGCCCGCGTAGCGACGTATTTTCCCTGAAGTACAAGGCCACGGAGGATGGAAAGTTTTCGAAACGTTCAATATTGAGCGAAACAGCTAAGCTATTTGATCCTCTTGGTTTTGTGGGTCCCGTAATTGTtgtttag